The Sphingomonas sp. NBWT7 nucleotide sequence GATATAGACCGGGCTGTCCTCGCTGCTCAGCGCTGTCATGCTGCCTTAATACAGCAATGGACGCGCACGTCGAGTCCTAGACTGTCCATTTCCGGACAGTCGTCGCGAGATCGGGCCGCGGCCGCTCCTCCAGCGTACGCGACGGGGTGCCGATGAACATGAAGCCGGCGATCCGCTCGGGCGCGGCACCGAACGCGTCGCGCACCGGCTCGGCGAACGCCGCCCAGGTCGTCAGCCACCCGGCGGCGAAGCCCATCGCGTGCGCCGCATGGAGCAGGTTCATGCAGGCGGCACCGGCCGACAGTTCCTGCTCCCACACCGGGATCGGGCTCTCGAGCCGCGGCGACGACAGCACCACGACCAATGCCGGCGCCTGCCGCGCGAACTGCACCTGCGCGTCGAACTCGTGCGGCTTCGCGTCGGGCTTCTCTGCGCGATAGGCATCGACCAGCAGCGCGGCGAGCGCGTCGCGCTGCTCGTCGCCGACGATCACGAAGCGCCACGGCGCGAGCTTGCCGTGATCGGGGGTGCGGCTGGCAATCGCGCACATTTCGGCAAGCTGCGCCTCGCTCGGCCCCGGTGCGACCAGATCGCGCGGCTTGCCCGAGCGGCGCGAGGCGAGCAGCGCGAGCGGGGTTGATGTGTCGTTGAACATATTTGCCCTCTTATCGCGAATCGTTCGCACGTCGAGCGCAATCGCGGGAACACAGCGTTGCGGCGTGCTCGGCAGCGATCGTCTCACCTGCAACAACCCGCTTGGCATCCGCGCGCGATGCGTTAGGTTCGCCGCCTTTGGGGGAGGCCTCTCCCGATCCGTAATTTGGCCCGGCTGTATCTTGGGAGCGTATCCTTGCCCATCATTCCATCGATCGCGCTCGGCTTCCTTGCGATCCTGATCGGCGGCGGTGCCGTCGCGGCGACCACCAAGGGCCCCGAGTTCATGGGTCATCCCAAGGGCCTGTACGTCCTGTTCTTCGCCGAGATGTGGGAGCGCTTCTCCTATTACGGCATGCGCGCGCTGCTGATCTTCTACCTCACCAAGCACTGGCTGTTCGACGACGGCAAGTCGAACCTGATCTACGGCGCCTATACCAGCCTCGTCTACATCACCCCCGTGCTCGGCGGCTATCTCGCCGATCGCTATCTCGGGCAGCGCAAGGCGGTGGTGTTCGGCGCGGTGCTGCTGACGCTCGGCCACCTGCTGATGGCGGTCGAGGGCGACGGCGGGCAGGGATCGGCGGCGATCAACGTCTTCTGGATGGCGCTCGCCTTCATCATCGTCGGCTCGGGCTTTCTGAAGGCGAACATTTCGGTGATCGTCGGCCAGCTCTATCCGCTGACCGACGTCCGCCGGGACGGCGCCTACACGATCTTTTACATCGGGATTAACACTGGCGCCGCGCTCGGCACGATCATGGCCGGCTGGCTCGGCGAGACCTATGGCTGGGCCTATGGCTTCGGCGCGGCAGGGATCGGCATGCTGCTCGGCCTCGTCGTGTTCGTCCTCGGCAAGCCGCTGCTGCTCGGCAAGGGCGAGGCGCCGCGCCCGCTCAGCAAAAAGCTCGAATGGTCGCTCTACGGCATCGGCCTCGCCGCGATCGTGGTGATCTGGGCGCTGGTCCAGTATCAGAGCGTCATCCAGACGCTGCTGATCATCTCGGGCGTCGCGCTGCTCGGCTACGTCCTGTTCGAGAGCTTCAAGCTCGAGCCGCATGCGCGTGACCGCATGTTCGCCGTCTTGTTCCTAATTGCGCTCAACCCCGTTTTCTGGGGCCTGTTCGAACAGGCGGGCGGCAGCCTCAACCTCTATACCGATCGCTACGTCGATCGTGGCGGGGTGCCTGCCTCGCTGTTCCAGTCGATCAACCCGATCTACATCGTGCTGCTCGGCCCGATCTTCGCTGGTCTATGGGTGTGGCTCGGCAAGCGCGGGCTCGAGCCCTCGGCCCCTGCCAAGTTCGGCCTCGCACTGGCGCAGGTCGGTCTGTCGTTCTTGGTGTTCGTGTGGGGCGCGCATACCGTCGGCGTCGAGGTCGCGACGCCGGTGTTCTTCGTCTTCGCCATCTACTTCCTGCAGACCACCGGCGAATTGTGCCTCAGCCCCGTTGGATTGAGCGCGATGAACCGGCTCGCGCCCAAGCACCTCGCAAGCCTCATCATGGGCGCGTGGTTCTACATGACGGCAGTGGGCAATTTCGTCGCCGGCAAGATCGGCGAGGCGACGGGCGGCGAGAGCGGCGAGATGACCAAGGAGGCGACGCTCGCGGTCTATTCGACGATCGGCTGGTGGACGATCGGCATCGCCGCGGTCGTGCTCGCGCTGAGCCCGTTCGTCCGTCGCCTGATGCACCTCGATACGCTGCGCAACGACGGCGACCATGCGATGGCGGGCGAGGCGGAACTCGCCGAGCCGCAGGCGGCGGGTGTCAACCCCGCCGCAGCGACGCGCCACTGACGCGCCGGCCTGCTGCAGGCAAGCCGGCGCGACCAGCGGGCGCGCGCCGGTTGGTCCTGTTCAACAAGCCGTTCGACGTCCTAAGCCAGTTCACCGATCGCGGCAGCCCGACGCCGCGGCGGACGCTGTCGGACTATATCGACCTGCCCGGCGTCTACCCCGCCGGCCGGCTCGATCGCGACAGCGAGGGGCTGCTGCTGCTGACCGATGACGGCCGACTTCAGGCACGGATCGCCGATCCCCGCTTCAAACTGCCCAAGACGTATCTCGTGCAGGTCGAGGGACTGCCCGACGACGCTGCGCTCGATCGGCTGCGCACGGGCATCACGCTGGCGGACGGCCCCACCCGCCCCGCCGCCGTTGAGGCGATCGAACCGCCGGCTTTGTGGCCGCGCGATCCGCCGATCCGCTATCGCGCGGCAATCCCCGACAGCTGGCTGCGGCTGACGATCCGCGAGGGACGCAATCGCCAGGTGCGCCGAATGACGGCGGCGGTCGGGCATCCGACACTGCGCCTGGTGCGCTGGCGGATCGGCGACTGGTCGCTCGACGATCTGGCACCGGGCGCGTGGCAGCTCGCGTGAAGATCTTCTTCGACGGCGGCTGTCGCCCGCTGCCTGCCGGGATGGAATATGCCCTGGTCGCGGCGGGCAAGCCGACGATCTGCCGCGATCTGGGTGCCGGCACCAGCATGGAGGCGGAGTGGCTCGCGCTCATCGCCGCGGCGCGGCTCGCGATCGCGCTGGAGCTGCGCGAGCCGACCCTGCTGGGCGATGCGGCCGCGGTGATCGCGCAGGCGAACGGCGCGGTGCGCTGCCCGCCGCGCCACGCCACGCAGCTCGCGACGCTGCGCGCGCTGCCGCTCCCGCCGCGTACGCGGATACGCTATCTGCGGCGCGCGCAGAATCTCGCCGGCATCGCGCTGGCGCGGCTCCACGATCGCTAGGCTGCCCGCTCAGTGCGCGCTGGTCGATGCACCGTATGCCGCAGCATCGCCGAGTAGCTGTTCCAGCTTGCGCCGCGCCGTATCGGTGATCGAGATGCGCCCCGTCGGCCCCGGCTCCGCGACCAGCAAGTCGCACGGCCCGAGCACCGCGATCCAGCGGTCGAGCAGCGATGCCGGGGCCTGGCACAGCCGCCCCGCCGCGCGCCGATCGACCGGGGCGCCCTTCTCCTCCTCGGCGATGAAGATCGCGAGCAGAAGGTCCCATGGCCCTTCGGTCGCGAGATCACTCCCCTGTAGCATCGCCCGCCGGCCGCGCCGGATTGCATGATGCCGCCGTGCCATTTCGAGTATCATCTTTTCCACTGTGGGACCTCGGACCTGAAAAGGAGGGTGCCGCCCGCGCCGGGGCGGGCTAAGAGCGCCGCCGGGCCACGGCGCGCGTTTCCGCGCGGATGCGCCTGGCTTGGCGTAAGGTGTGTGAATGAGCGTTGCGGGGAATGATCGGGAAGAGTTGCTCCGCGATCTCGAACACCTGCTGACATCCGCGCTCGACACGGCAGAGGCGGCGGGCGAACTGGTCGTTGCGCTGCATGTCGCGCACGCGCTGGAAACGCTGCGGCCGGGCGGGCTCGACGCTTATGATGCGGAGCGCCTGCACTGACGCTCACGCCAGATCGCCGCGCGCACGAAGGCTGACGTGCCCGGCGGCGGCGATGATCAGGTGGTCGTGCACCACGATGCCGATCTGCCGGCATACCGCCGCCAGCGCGTGGGTGATGGCGATGTCGGCCTTGCTCGGCTGCGGATCGCCCGATGGGTGATTGTGGACGAGGATCAGCGCCGCAGAGCCGAGTTCGAGACAGCTTGCCACCACCTCGCGCACCGGCACGGGCGCGCCGTCGACGGTGCCCTCGCTCAAGAGCTCGTCGCGGATCAGCCGGTTGCCGGCGTCGAGATGCAGCAGGCGTACCTGTTCGATCCGGCGGTGCGCCAGGTCGGCGCGGAGGTAATCGAGCAGTGCCACCCAGTCGCCGAGCAGCGGGCGTTCGGCGATCCGTTCGTGCAATATCTCGTGCACCGCCTGGCCCAGTGCATCGACCAGCGGCGCGACCCCGCTGCCGGCCAGCCGCTCGATCCGATTGCTGGACCCCGCCAGCAGCCCGCCGAGCGAGCCGAATTCCCCGATCAGCGCCGCCGCCGTGCGACGCGGCTCGTCGACAACCCCCGTCAGGATCCGGGCGAGGATCGCTGCGGCCGGCGCGGGTGCCGCCAGATCGCCGCCGCCAGCAGCACCAGCTGCGGAATGCTCGATGCGCTTTCCATGATGGCGTAGACGTCGAGGTCCATCGCCGGATCGATCACCCGCCCGAAATGCGCGAGCGTCGACACGATCTGAAACGCGGCTGCGATAATACACCATCGGCGCCCATATCGGATCGCCAGCACCACCAGTCCGGCCAGCACCGCAAGGTCGATCAGCAGCAGCCGGATCAGGACCTGCGGCGCATCCGCGCGGACGGTGGGCAGCGATAGGTATGACAGGAGCGCGGCTGCGGCGAACAACGCCACCGCCAGACGCTCCGGCACGGCCGCGCGCCACAGGGCAAGCGCGGCGAGCACGGCGAAGGCGAGATAGAAGGCGATGACGAAAGCCATCGCGCTATCCTGCCGATGCCGCGCGGCGGCATCAACTCACTGCATCTCGCACGGGCACCACGGCCCCCAGGCGGTGACGCCGATCTGCGGCGGCAGGCGATAGAGCTCGAGTTCGAGGCGTGCGACGTCGCGCCGCGCCTTGATCGAACTCGCCAGCGCTTCCGCCGCGACGTCGAGCGCGTCGAAGCCGAGCGCCAGCGGCATGCGACGGTTGCGCCGCTCCTCGACAAAGGTGGCAATGGTACGTGCGGTCGACGCGACCGTATTGTCCGCAGCGGTCATCGCGCTGACGATGTCGCTGCCGACCTGGTCGACGAAATGCTTGGCATCGTCGGCCGCGACCGGCGCGGCGCGGACGGAACGGGCGAGCAGCTTGCGCTCGAGGGCTTCGGCAGTGACGGCCATCGGTGCTCCCCGCCCGCGCGGAGGGTGCACCGCGCGAGGCTAGTAAAAGGTTCGGATGATCCACGCGGTGAAAGCCCGGAAGCTTTCGACGAGCATCGGCGTGGCGGCAAAGATCACGATGATCCCGATGGTCGTCGCGACGATCATCGCGACGGTCGAGATCCGGCCATCGAGCGATGCTGGCTGCTCGCGGACCGGTCGCGCCACCAGTGGTTCGGGAAGGAAGATCGCTCGCTCTTCCTGAACCATCGCCGGGCGACGGATCGTGTCATCACCGTTCCGGATGGTTTCGGGGATAGCGAATGGCTTGTTAGTGGGTGAACCACTAGCCGAATGCACGGGGTCCGACGGGCCAACACGCCGCGGTGCATCGTCGGTCAGTCCAGCATCATCAGCTGCGTCGAGCATTCGCGCCGCCTGCCGCCGCGTCACGCCACCCAGCTTGCGACGCGCGCTGGCGACCTGATTCTCGATCGTATTGGGCGAGCGGCCGAGCGCGCGCGCGATCTCATCGGTCTGGTAGCCGCCGTGCACCATGCGCAGCACGGTGCGTTCCCGCTCGCTCAGCGATGCGACGGCATCGAGCCCGCGCACGTCAGTCTCCATCATGCTCATGGCTGATCAGCCATAGATCAGCGCAACGCGCGATGGCGAGCGGATTTCCGAGGGGTCTTCGCTTACGCCGGATAGCGGCGGCGCAGCTGGACGAGCGCGGTGTCCAGCGCCGAAAGGAAGCGCGAACGATCTTCCTTGCCGAACGGCTTGGGTCCGCCGATTTGCTCGCCGCCCGCGCGAAGATCGCTCATGATCGCGCGCACCGCCACCGCATTGCCGATCGACGCGGCGGTGAACGGCTTGCCATTGGGGGCGAGCACGCTCGCACCTGCCTTGATGCAGCGGTCGGCAAGCAGAATGTCCGCCGTCACCACGACCGCGGCGGCGTCGGCATGGTCGGCGATCCAGTCGTCGGCGGCGTCAAACCCGTCGGACACGACGACGCGGCGGACCAGCGGGTGCGCGGGCACGCGCAGGTGCGCGTTACTGACGATGGTGACGGGCACCGCGAGGCGATAGGCGACGCGGTAGATCTCCTCCTTCACCGGGCAGGCATCGGCGTCAACGAGGATGGCAGGGCGCAGGCTCACGCCCGCGTCCCTGCCATCGATGCCGTCGTCCGGCTAGCCGCGGCAGGCGCGGCGCCGATCAGAAGCCGATCGCGAGCTTCGCGTACAGGAAGCGTCCGTTGAAACCGAACGGCGAGAAATTGCTGTACGGCAGGAACTGGTAGGTCGCCGGATAACTGCCGCCGACTGCCGCCGGACGCGGTCCGAACGGGCGGCGATCGGGGTAGACGTCGAACACATTGTCCGCCCCCACCGTCAGCTGCGCGCCGCGCACGTCGACGCTGAGCGACAGGTCGGTCACCCACTTGGGGCTCAGCCGCTGATCGTCGGGGCCGAGCGCGGTAAGGCTGAGCGCATCCGCGCCGAGCGGCGCGGTCGTCTCTGGCGAGATCACCGAGCCGTAGCGCGTGGTGCGCGCCGACAGGCCGATCCCGGCGATCTTGCCGTCGGTCGCCAACACCAGCTTGTCGCGCGGCTGGCCGCGTTCGAAGCGGATGCCCTCGACGCGCCCGAACAGGACGAGGCCGGGGATCTGCGACAGGCCGCTGAGGTTGTTCAGCCGCTCGTCGATCTTGTTCTGCGTGTAGTTATACGCCGCCGAGAAGTTCCACGCGCCGAGCCCGCGGAGGTTGGCGCGATAGGTCGCCACCGCGTCAACACCCTGCGTCGTCGTGTCGAGCCCGTTGAGGAAGAAGCGCGCCGCGCCGACGCTGGCGAAGCCGTTCGCATCGAGGATCGCCTTCACCGCGGCATTCTGCGCCGCGGTGCCGACGCCGGCCGCGCCGAGGTTCTCCGACAGCACGATGCGGTCTTTGATCTTGATATGGAAATAGTCGACCGTGAGGTTGAAGCCGGGGAACGGGTTGGCGGTGAAGCCCGCTGACAGGTTGAGCGACTTCTCGGGATCGAGCGGCTGCGAGCCGAGCGCGCGCGCCACCGGGCTGTTCACCGGCACCGTCGACACGTCCACCGGCACGCCGGCGAGGAAGTTGGTCGAGGTGGTGGTGAAGAACTGCTGGTGCAGCGACGGCGCGCGGAAGCCGTTCGACACCGAGCCGCGCACCGCAAAGCCCTGCGTGAACTCGTAACGCAGCGCGAGCTTGCCGTTCAGCGTATCGCCGAAATCGCTGAAATGCTCGTAGCGGCCCGCCGCCGTCGCGGTCAGCCCGTCGAACAAGTCGGCGTCGAACTCAAGGTAGCCGGCGAAGCTGTCACGGTCGACGTTGGTGCGCGCCGAGGCGGGCAACCCGCCGAAGCCCTGCGCGCCCGCCGCCGCGGTGCGGCCCGGGAAGGTGCACACGCCGGTCGCGGCGGTGAAGTTGCCGCCCTGCGCGTCGCAGTTCGCCCGCGTCGTCGTCTGCGTCGGCACGAAGAACGGGCCGGTGCGATAGGATTGCGGATCGCCCGGGCGAATCTCGAAGATCTCGTGGCGATATTCGCCGCCGAACGCGAAGGTCAGCGGGCCGGCGAGGCCGATGTCGAACTGGCGCGACAGATCGGCGTTGGCGAGGATCTGCGAGAAACGCAGCCCGCCGGCGTCAAAATTGCGCTGGCTGTCCGGCCCGAACGACACGTTGACGCTGTTGGTGGTGCGGTAGCTCAGCTCGTTGCGCCCGAAGCCGACCGAGAAGTCGCTCTTGAACCCGGCGATTTCGGTGCGAATGCCGCCGGTACCGGCGAGATCGTCGATGCGCGACTGGATGAAGGGCAGATAGCCGTCCGGCGTCAGCCCAACGAAATTGGCGTTGCTCAGCGTCGCGCCTGGCAGCACTGCGGAAAAGTCGCGGTTGGTCGCCGCCGACTGCTGGCGGAAGTTCGCCGCCGACTGGCCGTCGCGATGGCCATAGGTGAAGAAGGCGTAGAAATCGGCCGCGCCCAGCGGGACTTCCGAGTTGATCAGGAAGTTGAAGTCCTGCGTCTTCGCATCGCCGTAGCGGAAGTTGAGTCGATTGAACGATGCCTCGCGCGTGTCGAACGTCGTCGTCGAGGGGCGGATATAGTTCGGCCGCAGGTCATAGCCCTGGCGGTTGGTGAAGCCGCGGTCGCGATACTCGCCGGTGAAGTTGAAGAACCCGCCGTCACCCACCGGCAGGCCGACGTTGACGCCGTAGGTCAGCAGCTCGCCGTCGCGCGCCTTGCGCTGGCCGTCGCTGTTCGCCTGAAGGTAGCGCGTGTCGGCGGGATCGAGCACCGGCTGTCCGCCGTTCAGCACCAGCCCGCCGAAATTCGACACGTCATTGAGCGTGGTGACGTACTTGCCGAAGCTCACCTGCGCGCGGCCGCCGTCGCTCGCGCTCTTGAGCTGGACGTTGATCACGCCCGCGATCGCGTCCGAGCCATATTGCGACGAGGCGCCGTCGCGCAGCACTTCGATCCGCCCGATCGCCAGCGCCGGAATCTGGTTCATGTCGACCGCCGCCGAGCCGCGCCCGACGGTGCCGTTGATGTTGAGCAGCGCGGAGACGTGCCGGCGCTTGCCGTTGACCAGCACCAGCGTCTGATCGGGGCTGAGGCCGCGCAGCGTCGCGGGGCGCGTCACGTCAGACCCGTCGGCGATCGACGGCTGCGGGAAGTTGAACGAGGGCACCACTTGGTTGAGGATCTTGTTGACCTCTCCCAGCCCCGACGATTGCAGCGCGCTGTCGGAGATGACGTCGATCGGCACCGGGCTGTCGGCGACGGTACGATTGGCGACGCGGCTGCCGACGACGACGATCGTGTTCTCGGGCGTCGCATCGGTCTCACCGGCGGGTTCGGTCGAGATTTCCTGGCTCGGTGCGGTCTGCGCGGTCTGCGCCGCAGCCGGCATGGCCACGGCGGCGAAGGACACGCCGGCCAGAAGACGAACGTACTGACGCATGAAGAAAAGCCCCCTGTTAATACCGGGTGGCTTCCCCTCCACCCGTTTATGCGCAGACGCTGCGTCGTTCGGGGGCGGCGCGCAAGCGCGTCTTGATCGATCGGTTGCTTTGCGACAACAATGTTGCAGCGTGGCAACATTGTCGCGCTAGCCGGTCGTACCCGGCACCCCGTCCGTTGCTATGCCTTTCGCCGATTCAGTCGGCTCCGCGCGGGCTTCGCGCTGCTCGCGCAGGATTTGCCAGCCGGTCAGGAACAGCGCGCCGACGAGCGGGCCGACGACGATCCCGCTCAGGCCGACGAGGTCGATCCCGCCCAGCGTCGTCACCAGCACCAGCCAGTCCGGAATGCCCGTATCGCGGCCGACCAGGATCGGGCGCAGGATATTGTCCGCCAGCCCGATCACGACGACGCCCGACACGATCACGACCGCCGCCTGCCAGATCGCGCCCGTCGCGAGCAGGTAGATCGCGACCGGCCCCCAGATGATCGCCGGACCGATCGCCGGCAGCAGCGCGGCGATCGCCATCAGCACGCCCCACAACAGCGCGGCGGGCAATCCGACAATCCAGAAGGTGATCGCGCCCAGCGCGCCCTGCACCAGTGCGACGACGCCCGAGCCCTTGATCGTCGCGCGCACCACTGCGACGAACTTGTCGCTGAGCCGCTGCGCCACGTTCCGCTCGAGCGGCAGTGCGCGCACGACCGCCGGCCCGATCCGCTCGCCGTCGCGCAGCAGGAAGTAGGTGACGTAGAGGCCGACGCCGAACGCGAGCAGGAACGCCGCGGCATTCGCGCCGATCGACAGCGCGCGCTGCGCCAGCATGCTCGCGCTGCTGCCCACCGCCTGCGTGATCTGCGCCTGTGCGCGATCGAAGCTGCCGAATCCGGCATTGTCGAGCATACGTTGCAGCCGCGTCGGCAGCGCATCGTGGATCTGGTCGAAATAGGTCGCGAAATTGATCTGCCCGCTGCGCATCTGCGCGTAGACGCCGGCGGCCTGGTCGACGACCAGGCTGGCGACGATCAGCGCCGGGATGACGACCGCGACGGTGATGATCAGCAGCGTCAGCGCGGCCGCGCGATTGCGCTTGTCGGGCGCGCGGGCGAGCATGCGCTGGAACAGCGGCTGGAACAGCAGCGCTGCGAGCGCGGCCCACAGCAAGGCGCCGGCGAAGCTCGACACGATCAGCATCAGCGCGATCGTGATCAGCACCAGAAACGTGATCAACCCGCCGTTCTCGACGCGATGTCGCCGGATAGCCATGACCCTGCCGAAGCCCCCTTTTGGTATATCGAGCACGCTAAACGCAGTTTAGCGCAAAAAGTATGGGCTGCACGTCATCGCCGCTGAACGTGACCCGCGCACGGCGCGTTGGCATTGCATGACCTTCCGTTTCGACAACAGCTACGCCCGCCTGCCGGCCCACTTCCACGCCCCCGCCACCGCGGCGCCGGCGCGGGCACCGCGACTGATCCGCGTCAACCATCCGCTCGCGCGTGAGCTCGGGCTTGAGCCGGCAATGCTGGAAAGTGCCGACGGCGTCGCGATCCTTTCCGGCCAGACGGTGGCAGAAGGGTCGCAGCCGATCGCGCTCGCCTATGCCGGGCATCAGTTCGGCAATTTCGTGCCGCAGCTTGGCGACGGGCGCGCGATCCTGCTCGGCGAGGTGATCGACACGAAGGGGCGCCGGCGCGACATTCAGCTGAAGGGCGCCGGCCGCACCTTCTATTCGCGCAGCGGCGACGGCAACGCCGCGCTCGGCCCCGTGCTGCGCGAATATCTGGTCAGCGAAACGATGGTCGCGCTCGGCATTCCCACCACCCGCGCGCTCGCCGCGGTGCTGACGGGCGAGACGATCGTGCGCGACGCCGAGTTGCCCGGTGCGATCATCACGCGCGTCGCGGCGAGCCATATCCGCGTCGGGACCTTCCAGTTCTTCGCTGCGCGCGAGGACGTCGACGCGCTGCGCCTGGTCGCCGACCATGTCATCGAACGGCACTATCCCGATGCCGCATCGGCGGAGCGGCCGTATCGCGCGCTGCTCGACGCGGTGATCGCCGCGCAGGCGCGGCTTGTCGCGCAGTGGCTGCTGATCGGCTTCATTCACGGCGTGATGAACACCGACAACGTCTCCGTCGCGGGCGAGACGATCGACTACGGTCCGTGCGCCTTCATGGACGAGTACGACCCCGCCACCGTGTTCAGCTCGATCGACCGCGCAGGCCGATATGCCTATGGCAACCAGCCGCGTATCGCACACTGGAATCTGACGCGGCTGGCCGAGGCGATGCTGCCGCTCCTTGCCGAAGACAGCGACGCTGCGATCGTCGATGCGCAGGACGCGCTCGCCGCCTTCGGCCCCGCGTTCGAGCGCGCCTATCACGGCGGGCTGCGCCGCAAGCTCGGCCTCGCCGGTGAGGAAGCGGGCGACATCGATCTCATCAGCGAGCTGCTGACCAAGATGCAGCAGAACCAGGTCGACTTCACCTTGTTCTTCCGTGCGCTCGGCGATGCGGTTGCGGGCGACGAAGAGCCGGCGCGCGCATTGTTCGTCGATCCCACCGCTTATGACGAATGGGCGGCACGGTGGCGCGCGCGGCTGTCGGACACGGTGGGCGGCGAGGATCGCCGCGCGGCGATGAACGCGGTCAACCCAGCCTTTATCCCGCGCAACCACCATGTCGAAGCGATGATCGCCGCGGCGGTCGAGCGCGACGATTTCGGACCGTTCGAGGAGATGCTTGCCGTTCTGTCGCGCCCGTACGACGACCAGCCCGACTATGCGCGCTACGCGCAGCCGCCGCTGGCGCATGAGCGCGTCGCCGCCACCTTCTGCGGCACTTGATCGGTCAGGCGGTCCACTCCGCCAGATCGTCCTGCTCGCCGATCAGCGCGAGGCCGTGCGCGATCGACGTCAGCTCGCCTCCGGTCGCGATCCGCTCCGCGCCGAAGCGCCGGTCGAAGATCGCACGGATCGCCGGGATCAGCGACGATCCGCCGGTCAGGAACACGCGATCGATCGCGCCCGCCTCGGTCGCCGCCCGCGCCAGCGCGACGTCCATCGCCGCCTCGATCCGCGCGAGGTCGCCCGCGATCCACGTCTCGAATTCAGCCCTGCGCACTGGCGCGCTGATTGCCACCCCGCCGCCCTCGAAAGCGAAGCGCGCCTCCTCATCCACTGACAGGGCACGCTTCACCCGCCCGACCGCATCATAGAGCGGGAAGCCCTGCTCGTTCTCGATCAGCGCGATCATCCGCCCGATCGCCGCGGGATCGGCGGCGTCACGCTGCAGCTTGCGCAGTTCCTCCAGCGTGCGGCGGTTGCGCATCATCGCGAGCCGCGACCAATCGGCGAAATCGCTGAAATAGCCGCCGGGTATCTCGAGCAGCTTGCCGAACGAACGGTAGCTGCCGCCCTTGCCGAGCAACGGCAGCACCAGCTGGTTCATGATCCGCTGATCGAAGCGATCGCCCGCGATACCGACGCCGGCGGATGCGAGCGCCACGCAGCGGCGCGGCGCGCCCGGCGCGGCGACGCGCACGATCGAGAAGTCGGTCGTGCCGCCGCCGAAATCCGCCACCAGGATCGTCGCCGGCTCGGTCAACCGCGCGGCATAGCTGTAGGCCGCGCCAAGCGGCTCGTAGACATAGTGGATCTCGGTGCCGAACCCCTCGAGCATCAGGTCGTAGCGCGCCCGCGCCAGCGCCGGATCGGGCCGCGCCCCGGCATATTCGACCGGGCGGCCGACCACCACACGCCGTGGCCGATCGGCGAGCGCGCCACCGGTGTGCGCCACCAGCCGCTGCAGGAAGCGCCGCCCCAGATCCTCGAACCGGAACGGCTTGCCGAAAATCAGCGCCCGCTCGAACGACGCGCTCGCCGCGACGGTCTTGAACGATTGCACGAAGCGGCTGTCGAGCGGCGCGTCTAGATACTCGGCGATCGCCCACGGTCCCGCCTCGTGCGCGATCCCGTCCCAACCGCGATCGTCCTCCCAGAAGCACAACGCTGACCGGAACACCGCCCCCGTCGCCTCGTCGCCGGCAAGCTCGACCAGGCGCGACGTGCCACCGCCGTCGGCGAGCGCCGCGACGGTATTGGTCGTGCCGAAATCGAGGCCGAGCGCAGTCGCGGCGTGATCCA carries:
- a CDS encoding YdiU family protein, whose amino-acid sequence is MTFRFDNSYARLPAHFHAPATAAPARAPRLIRVNHPLARELGLEPAMLESADGVAILSGQTVAEGSQPIALAYAGHQFGNFVPQLGDGRAILLGEVIDTKGRRRDIQLKGAGRTFYSRSGDGNAALGPVLREYLVSETMVALGIPTTRALAAVLTGETIVRDAELPGAIITRVAASHIRVGTFQFFAAREDVDALRLVADHVIERHYPDAASAERPYRALLDAVIAAQARLVAQWLLIGFIHGVMNTDNVSVAGETIDYGPCAFMDEYDPATVFSSIDRAGRYAYGNQPRIAHWNLTRLAEAMLPLLAEDSDAAIVDAQDALAAFGPAFERAYHGGLRRKLGLAGEEAGDIDLISELLTKMQQNQVDFTLFFRALGDAVAGDEEPARALFVDPTAYDEWAARWRARLSDTVGGEDRRAAMNAVNPAFIPRNHHVEAMIAAAVERDDFGPFEEMLAVLSRPYDDQPDYARYAQPPLAHERVAATFCGT
- a CDS encoding AI-2E family transporter; amino-acid sequence: MAIRRHRVENGGLITFLVLITIALMLIVSSFAGALLWAALAALLFQPLFQRMLARAPDKRNRAAALTLLIITVAVVIPALIVASLVVDQAAGVYAQMRSGQINFATYFDQIHDALPTRLQRMLDNAGFGSFDRAQAQITQAVGSSASMLAQRALSIGANAAAFLLAFGVGLYVTYFLLRDGERIGPAVVRALPLERNVAQRLSDKFVAVVRATIKGSGVVALVQGALGAITFWIVGLPAALLWGVLMAIAALLPAIGPAIIWGPVAIYLLATGAIWQAAVVIVSGVVVIGLADNILRPILVGRDTGIPDWLVLVTTLGGIDLVGLSGIVVGPLVGALFLTGWQILREQREARAEPTESAKGIATDGVPGTTG
- a CDS encoding TonB-dependent siderophore receptor, whose product is MRQYVRLLAGVSFAAVAMPAAAQTAQTAPSQEISTEPAGETDATPENTIVVVGSRVANRTVADSPVPIDVISDSALQSSGLGEVNKILNQVVPSFNFPQPSIADGSDVTRPATLRGLSPDQTLVLVNGKRRHVSALLNINGTVGRGSAAVDMNQIPALAIGRIEVLRDGASSQYGSDAIAGVINVQLKSASDGGRAQVSFGKYVTTLNDVSNFGGLVLNGGQPVLDPADTRYLQANSDGQRKARDGELLTYGVNVGLPVGDGGFFNFTGEYRDRGFTNRQGYDLRPNYIRPSTTTFDTREASFNRLNFRYGDAKTQDFNFLINSEVPLGAADFYAFFTYGHRDGQSAANFRQQSAATNRDFSAVLPGATLSNANFVGLTPDGYLPFIQSRIDDLAGTGGIRTEIAGFKSDFSVGFGRNELSYRTTNSVNVSFGPDSQRNFDAGGLRFSQILANADLSRQFDIGLAGPLTFAFGGEYRHEIFEIRPGDPQSYRTGPFFVPTQTTTRANCDAQGGNFTAATGVCTFPGRTAAAGAQGFGGLPASARTNVDRDSFAGYLEFDADLFDGLTATAAGRYEHFSDFGDTLNGKLALRYEFTQGFAVRGSVSNGFRAPSLHQQFFTTTSTNFLAGVPVDVSTVPVNSPVARALGSQPLDPEKSLNLSAGFTANPFPGFNLTVDYFHIKIKDRIVLSENLGAAGVGTAAQNAAVKAILDANGFASVGAARFFLNGLDTTTQGVDAVATYRANLRGLGAWNFSAAYNYTQNKIDERLNNLSGLSQIPGLVLFGRVEGIRFERGQPRDKLVLATDGKIAGIGLSARTTRYGSVISPETTAPLGADALSLTALGPDDQRLSPKWVTDLSLSVDVRGAQLTVGADNVFDVYPDRRPFGPRPAAVGGSYPATYQFLPYSNFSPFGFNGRFLYAKLAIGF
- a CDS encoding Hsp70 family protein; this translates as MDHAATALGLDFGTTNTVAALADGGGTSRLVELAGDEATGAVFRSALCFWEDDRGWDGIAHEAGPWAIAEYLDAPLDSRFVQSFKTVAASASFERALIFGKPFRFEDLGRRFLQRLVAHTGGALADRPRRVVVGRPVEYAGARPDPALARARYDLMLEGFGTEIHYVYEPLGAAYSYAARLTEPATILVADFGGGTTDFSIVRVAAPGAPRRCVALASAGVGIAGDRFDQRIMNQLVLPLLGKGGSYRSFGKLLEIPGGYFSDFADWSRLAMMRNRRTLEELRKLQRDAADPAAIGRMIALIENEQGFPLYDAVGRVKRALSVDEEARFAFEGGGVAISAPVRRAEFETWIAGDLARIEAAMDVALARAATEAGAIDRVFLTGGSSLIPAIRAIFDRRFGAERIATGGELTSIAHGLALIGEQDDLAEWTA